The genomic region CCTTGGGGCTCGTCAAACGGCACTTACCCGGTACGCTGGGTAAGTGCCGTTTTGTTTTTAGGCGGAAAAGAGCAAAATTTGCTGTTTATCAATGGATGTGAATCTTTTTTATAGAAGTCTGTGACCGAGGTCGGAGAATACAGTCGTAACCAAGATTGAGACCATCGTACTATGAAAATAAATCTTCCTGCCAGGCTGTTTATTCTGGTCAGTTTCCTTCTCACCACCCTCCCTGGATTTTCTCAGATTGCCATTACATACCCCTCCACCCGTGCTGTTTTTCAGCGCGACCGCTCGGACTTAAGTACGATCTCAATCAACGGAACCTACAGCCAGCCAATCAACCGGGTAGAAGCGCGACTGGTGATGATGGGGCAGGACCAGGGCACCAATACCGACTGGACCACGATTCAGAACAACCCGCAGGGCGGGATTTTTCAGGGAAATATTACCGGAAAAGGCGGCTGGTACCGGCTGGAAGTCCGGGCGTTTCTGAACACCACGCTGGTCGGTCAGGCCGCCATCGACCGCATCGGAATCGGTGAAGTTTTTATCATCACGGGACAGTCCAATGCGCAGGGTTTTCAGGATAAAGGCGCGGCGGGCGCTTCCGACGACCGGGTTAACACCATCACGTACGACAATACCGTTGCCAATTCGCTGGACGATCCCCCGTCGCCCACGTTCCGGCATCTCGACGCCGACGCCCTCATCGGCCCGCGCGGACAAAGCGCCTGGTGCTGGGGCATCCTGGGCGACCTCATCGCCCGACAATACAACGTCCCGGTGCTTTTTATCAACACCGCCTGGGCCGGCACAACCATCAAAAGCTGGGAAGACAGCTCAAAAGGCTTACCGGGGAAAAACATCTTCCAGATGGGCACTCCCTTCGAAAATTACCCGACCGGCATGCCCTACGGAAACCTGCTGATTGCCCTGCGGTACTATGTTTCTCTTCAGGGACTGCGGGCCGTTCTGTGGCAACAGGGCGAAACCGACAACGTGCCGCTCCGCGTGACGCAGGAAGAGTACCGCAACAGCATGCAGTACATCATCAACAAAACGCGGGCGGATACCAAGCGCTACCCGGCCTGGATTCTGGCCCGTTCGTCCTACAACCAGGGCGAAACCAGCCAGGCGGTGATCAATGCGCAGAACGCGGTAATCAACACCTTCAACAACAACGTCTACGCCGGGCCATCGACGGATAATCTGCAGGTTCCCCGTCCTGACGGCGTGCACTTCGGCGGCGATGGGCTTCGGCTGCTGGCCGAGGCGTGGTTTGCCAGCATGGATGCCAACTTTTTCTCCCGGGCCATTCCCCTGAAGCCGCTGCCTTCGCCGGAGGTGACCGTAACCTGCGACCCGTCCAACCAGGGCCTGACGCTGCGGGTTAAGCCGGAGATTACGGAAACGGCCAACAACGCAACCATTACCTACCAGTTTCAGGACATTACGTGGAGCAACGGGCAGAAAGGAACAACGCTTTCCGTGACGGCTCCGGGCAAATACTCCGCCATCGCAAAAGACGAAAAAGGAACGACGTTCATCCTGCCCGAACTGAATGTCACCGGAGCGCTGCAGCCCACCGTACCGGCCCTGCTGCCGAGCGGCCAGCAGCAGGTGTGCAGTGATTCGGTGCTGACGCTCTCGACCAACTCGCCCGTGGGGAACGCCATCGTCTGGAATACCGGCGTCAACGCCCGGACGCTGAAAGTCGGCAATCCCGGCAATTACACGGCGCGGGCAGTCAACGTCTACGGGTGCAGCTCGGCCAGTTCGGCCCCGGTAAGTCTGGTGGTGCAGCCCAAACTGCCCACGCCCGCCCTGCGTCAGGTAGGCGCGTACACCTTACGGGATACCCTGAACGGCGCCGGCTTCCAGTTCGACTGGCGACTGGGCAGCCAGCTTATTTCCAACCAGAGCGCGGTTGAGATCAAGGCTCTGCAGCCGGGCCAGTATTCGGCGCGGACCAAAAAGGTGTATACCCTCGGTTCCAGCAACCTGACCTGTTACTCCAATTTCTCGGCCCCGCTCGATTACCAGCTGCCGGCGGGCAACAAAGGCCTGACAGTGTATCCCAATCCCTCGCCTTCGGGACGGGTGGCGGTCGAAACCCGCGAGAACCTGACAAATGCGGAAGTATCGGTGTACACGCTGTTCGGGCAGCATGTCTTTTCGAAGAAGTTCGAGAAGTTTGACGCCCGGCAATTCGTCGATCTGTCGGTGCTGCTGCCGGGGCAATACATCATCCAGGTACGCGGGGCAGGGTTCAACCAGTCGAGCCGGATTATGGTCAAGTAGCCGCCCGTTAACGTATAGACCGGGTTGCCTGATTCTTCGGGCAACCCGTTTTTTTTATTGAATTGTCGGCAGGAAAATTGTAAATTTGAAAGTTGCGAAACAGTGTCCTGATTTGTGACAGTTGCCAGCGCAGCTATTTGTTTTCGTGCTAAATTGCAACGCGATTTGCAGAATCTGTTATGAACACAACCTATTTGCCGTCCGATTACCTGCCGGTTTTCATCCAGTTGGGTCTGGCACTGGCTTTCATTGTGGTCACGATGATCGTGACGCACTCCATTGGTCCCAAGCGGAAGAGCCAGAAAAAAGACGACCCGTTCGAGTGCGGCATTCCTTCGCAGGGTGACGCCCGGACGCCGATTTCCATCAAGTACTTCCTCATTGCCATCCTGTTTGTTCTGTTTGACGTAGAGGTCATTTTCATGTATCCCTGGGCGGTCAACTTCATGAAGCTGGGCCGCGAAGGATTCATCGAGATGCTGCTCTTCATGGGCCTGCTGCTGTCGGGCTTCTATTATGTCATTCGCAAGGGCGTTCTGAAGTGGGAATAATCCGTGATGGGACGATTTTAAGAAAAAAGTTGTTCTTTTTTCGAATCAACTAGTAACCATATGGCAAGCAACATCAAGTTGGCCGAATCGCCGCCGAGCTACGAAGGACCGGGGTTTCAGGCCACCTCGTTAGATAAAGTAATTGGTCTGGCTCGGGCAAATTCGCTCTGGCCGCTGCCGTTTGCGACTTCCTGCTGCGGCATCGAGTTTATGGCCACGATGGGGGCGCACTACGACATTGCCCGTTTCGGTGCCGAACGGCCGAGCTTCTCGCCGCGCCAGGCCGACGTGCTGCTGGTGGCCGGAACGATTGCCAAGAAAATGGCTCCCATTCTGAAGCAGGTTTACCTGCAGATGGCCGAACCCCGCTGGGTGATTGCCATCGGCGCCTGCGCTTCGAGCGGCGGTATTTTCGATACCTACAGCGTGTTGCAGGGCATCGACCGCGTCATTCCGGTGGACGTGTACGTGCCGGGCTGCCCGCCGCGTCCCGAACAGATTCTCGACGGACTGATGCAGGTGCAGGAACTGGCCAAGAACGAATCCCTGCGCCGCCGCAACGGACCCGAATACCAGAAACTGCTGGAGTCATACCAAATTCAATGATTGAATGACTGAATGATTGAATGAGCGGGCCGCCGCCGCGGTGATTGGCTTCGCTCAGTTAAATTATTCAATCATTCAGTCATTCTAAATTCAACATTCCAAAAATGCTCACCAACGAGGAAGTTGCCAAAGACCTCATCCGCCAGTTCGGCGAGGAGGTTTATGACTTTGAGGAACCGCACGGGCTGCTGACGCTTTCAACCACGCGGGAGCAGATTATCCCGCTGCTGCAGTACCTGAAGGACCATAAATTGTACCAGATCAATTTTCTGACCGACATATGCAGCGTCCATTATCCCGACGACCTGCCGGAGCGCGAATTCTGCGTCGTGTATCACCTGCACAGCCTGACCCAGAACTTCCGCGTGCGCCTGAAGGTGTTTCTGGCCGAAGCGGATCTGCATATTCCTACGGCAACGACGCTTTATCCGAGTGCCAACTGGATGGAGCGGGAAACCTACGACTTCTTTGGCATTCTCTTCGACGGACACCCGAACCTGAAGCGAATCCTGAACATGGAAGACCTCGACTATTTCCCCATGCGGAAGCAGTACGAACTCGAAGACCCGACGCGGCAGGACAAAATTGATGCGTTGTTTGGACGATAAACAATGAATGAACGACGGATTGAGGGACGGAGCGGTCCGCCGCGGCGGTGACTGGCTTCACCTGACAACCTTCAATCAATCAGTCATTCACTCATTCAATCATTAAGTTGCATGACAACCGAAGAACTTGAATTAGCCAATAAAGCCGGCGTTCCGGCACCGGTCGGAGAGGACATTCAGTACGTCAATGAACTGACGACGCTGAACCTCGGCCCGACGCACCCGGCCACGCACGGAATCTTCCAGAACGTCCTCCAGATGGACGGGGAGAAAATCGTGTCGGGCGAACAGACCGTCGGATACATCCACCGGGCCTTTGAGAAAATCGCCGAGCGGCGGCCGTTCTACCAGATCACGACGCTGACCGACCGGATGAACTACTGTTCGTCGCCGATCAACAACATGGGCTGGCACATGACGGTCGAAAAACTGCTGGGCATCACCGTACCCAAGCGGGCCGAGTACATCCGGGTCATCATGATGGAACTGGCCCGTATTTCGGACCACCTCATCTGTAACGGCATTCTGGGGGTAGATACGGGCGCCTACACGGGCTTCCTGTACCTGTTCGAGGAGCGTGAAAATATCTACGAAATTTACGAAGAAGTCTGCGGAGCCCGCCTGACGACCAACATGGGCCGGATCGGCGGCATGGAACGCGACCTTTCTCCCGAAGCGATTCGGAAGATACGCGCTTTCCTGAAGCGCTTCCCGAAAGTGCTGCGCGAGTTTGAAAACCTCTTCAACCGCAACCGGATCTTTATGGACCGCGTCATCGACGTTGGGCCTATCTCGGCCGAGCGGGCGCTGGCCTACGGTTTCACGGGTCCGAACCTGCGGGCCGCGGGCGTAGACTACGACGTGCGGGTGATGAATCCGTACTCGTCGTACCAGGACTTTGAGTTCGACATTCCGGTCGGGAAGAGCGGCGATACCTACGACCGCTTTATGGTCCGGAACGAAGAAATGTGGCAGAGTCTGCGCATCATTGAGCAGGCAATGGAAAACCTGCCGGAAGGACCGTACTTCGCCGATGCGCCGGAATATTACCTGCCGCCGAAGCAGGAAGTTTACCGCAACATGGAAGCCTTGATCTACCACTTCAAGATCGTCATGGGCGAAATCGATGCTCCGGCGGGCGAGGTTTACCACGCCGTCGAAGGCGGAAACGGCGAGTTGGGCTTTTACCTCATCAGCGACGGTGGCCGGGCACCTTACCGCCTGCACTTCCGTCGGCCGTGTTTTATTTATTACCAGGCTTATCCGGAAATGTGCAAAGGGCAGACCCTGTCGGATGCCATTGCCATTATGAGTAGCCTGAACGTGATTGCGGGCGAACTGGACGCCTGAGCCGAATACAACCTGCTGTTAACTTATGACCGCTGAAACTAGAAATACGGTTGAATTTACCCCCGAACGGCTGGAAAAGGCGAAGGAAATCATCGCCCGCTATCCGGAAGGAAAACAGAAATCGGCCCTGCTGCCGCTGCTGCACCTGTTGCAGGAGCAGGAAGGCTGGACGAGTGTGGAAGGCATGGACTACGTAGCCCGGATGCTGGATATTCAGCCCATCGAGGTCTACGAAGTAGCCACGTTCTACACCATGTTCCACCTGGAGCCGGTCGGTAAACACGTCATCGAATACTGCCGGACGGGTCCGTGCTGCCTGATGGGCGGTGAGGAAGTGTACGATTATCTGAAACAGAAGCTCGGAATCGAAGCCGGACAGACAACATCTGACGGCAAATTCACCCTAAAAGAAGTCGAGTGCCTAGCCGCCTGCGGCATGGGTCCGGTCTTCCAGATTCGGGAGCAGTACTACATGCACCTGACCCGCGAACGGGTGGACGAGATTATCGCGGAATTGTCTAAATAAGCCGTAGCAATGGGAAAGAAAATCCTGCTTGAACATATCGACGTCCCCGGAATCGAAACCTTCGAGGTCTACCGGAAAATGGGCGGATACACGGCCGTAGAGAAGGCGATCAAAACCCTGACGCCGGACGAGGTGGTGGAAGAAGTGAAAAAGTCGGGCGTGCGCGGCCGCGGTGGCGCGGGCTTCCCGATGGGCATGAAGTGGAGCTTTCTGGCCAAGCCGGAGGGCGTTCCCCGTTACCTCGTCTGCAACGCCGACGAATCGGAGCCGGGAACGTTTAAGGACCACTACCTGATGAAAAACATTCCGCACCTGCTGATCGAAGGCATGATCGTGTCCAGCTTCGCGCTCGGAGCGAACAAGTCGTTCATCTACGTGCGGGGTGAACTGATGTACGTGATCCGGATTCTGGAAAAAGCCATCGCGGAAGCAAAAGCAGCCGGTTTTCTGGGAAAAAATATCCTCGGAACGGGCTACGACCTCGAACTCGTGGTGCAGCCCGGGGGCGGTGCTTACATCTGCGGCGAAGAAACGGCTCTGCTCGAATCGCTGGAAGGCAAGCGTGGTAACCCGCGCAACAAACCGCCCTTCCCGGCCGTCAAAGGGCTGTACCAGTCGCCGACGGTGGTCAACAACGTCGAATCCATCGCCACGACGCCCTGGATTATCAACAACGGCGGGGAAGCCTACGCGGGCATCGGCATCGGCCGCTCCACGGGCACGAAGCTGATTTCGGCCTCGGGCCACATCAACAAGCCGGGCGTTTACGAAATCGAACTGGGCGTTCCGGTCGAAGATTTCATCTACGCCGACGAGTGGTGCGGCGGCATCCGGCCGGGTCATAAGCTGAAGGCAGTAGTCGCCGGGGGCTCTTCGGTTCCCATTCTGCCCGCCGACCTGATTCTGAAGCTGGCCAACGGCGACAAGCGCCTGATGTCCTACGAATCCCTGTCGGACGGCGGTTTTGCCACCGGGACCATGCTCGGTTCGGGCGGGTTTATCGTTTTCGACGAAACGTCCTGCATCGTGCGCAACACCTGGAACTTCTCGCGTTTTTACCACCACGAGTCCTGCGGCCAGTGCAGTCCCTGCCGCGAAGGAACGGGCTGGATGGAGAAGGTCCTGCACCGGCTCGAATACGGCCACGGCAACATGCACGACATCGATCTGCTGGTGGATGTCGCCAAAAAAATCGAAGGGAATACCATTTGCCCGCTCGGCGACGCGGCGGCCTGGCCGGTAGCCAGCGCCATCCGTCACTTCCGCGAGGAATTCGAGTGGCACGTGACGCATCCGCACGAAGCGACGCAGCCGGGCGCGGTGTACCGCGGAGAAATGGCCCTAGTGTAACACGGATTGATAATCCGTGAAAACAAGACACGGATCAACAATCCGTAGAAACGATACACGGATTGATAACCCGTGTTACACGTAAACAGAAAGACAAACTACAAACGGAATATCATTCCGTTTTACAGATATGGAAGATAATAAGCCGCAACTGTTAAAAGTTACCGTCGACGGCATTGAAGTGGAAGTCGAGCCGGGAACGACCATTTTGCAGGCCGCCCGGAAAATCGGCGGGGACGTGGCTCCCCCGGCGATGTGTTATTACCAGCCCCTGAAAGGCAGCGGCGGTAAATGCCGGGCCTGTCTGGTACGCGTCGCCGCCGGTTCGGCCAAAGACCCGCGTCCGATGCCGAAGCTGGTGGCTTCCTGCATCACGCCGGTTCAGGACGGCATGGTGGTCGAAAACACGACTAACCCGCAGGTCCTTGAAGCCCGGAAAGGGGTCGTTGAGTTTCTGCTCCTGAACCACCCGCTCGATTGCCCCGTCTGCGACCAGGCCGGTGAGTGCGACCTGCAGAACTTCGCCTACAACCACGGCATGGCGACGACCCGCTACGAAGAGGAACGTCGCCTGTTCGAGAAACGGGACATTGGGCCGTACATCCAGCTGCACATGACGCGCTGCATCCTGTGCTACCGCTGCGTGTATACGGCCGATCAGATTACCGAAAAACGCGTTCACGGTGTGATGAACCGGGGCGATGCCGCCGAAATCAGCACGTACATTGAGAAAGCGGTGGACAACGACTTCTCCGGCAACGTCATCGACGTGTGCCCGGTGGGTGCGCTGACGGATAAAACGTACCGCTTCAAAAACCGGGTGTGGTTCACCAAGCCGGTGGATGCGCACCGCGACTGCCCGACCTGCTCCGGCAACGTGACGCTCTGGTACCGGGGTGAAGACGTTATCCGGGTAACGGCCCGCAAGAACGAGTGGAACGAGGTGAAGGAGTTTATCTGCAACACCTGCCGTTTCGATAAGAAGAAAACCAGCGACTGGGTGATCGAAGGGCCGACCAAAATCGCCCGTTCGTCGGTCATTACGGCCAACAAATACCGCAAGGATTCGATCAAAACGTCGGAATTTGCCCTGCGGCTGGCGGCCGATGAGTACAAACAGACGGACGACATTCGCGACCGGTCACAACTCGGCATCCAGCAACTGCCGCCCGAGCGTTTCAAGGCCCTGCCCCACGCAATGGACCCCGAACCTTAATTTCGTTTAAAGTTGAAACGTTCAACGTTCAACTTTGAACCTTAAACGTATAACCATGGATTTAACCGCCTTAATCATAAAAACAATCATCATCCTCGTCATCTTTGGGGTGACGCTGGTGATTGCCATGTATTCGACCTACGCGGAGCGGAAGGTTGCGGCGTTCCTGCAGGATCGGCTTGGGCCGAACCGGGCGGGGCCGTTTGGTCTGCTGCAGCCTCTGGCCGATGCGGGCAAGATGTTCTTCAAGGAGGACTTCATTCCGGCGCAGGCCAGCAAGTGGCTGTTCATCCTGGGACCCTGTCTGGCTATTCTGACCGCCCTGATGACCAGCGCCGTGATTCCGTTCGGCGAATCGGTGAAGTTCGACAACATGCTCATTCCTTTGCAGGGAATCGAGGTCAACATCGGGATTCTGTACGTGTTCGGCGTTGTTTCGCTGGGCGTCTACGGCATCATGGTCGGAGGCTGGGCGTCGAACAACAAGTT from Tellurirhabdus rosea harbors:
- a CDS encoding 2Fe-2S iron-sulfur cluster-binding protein yields the protein MEDNKPQLLKVTVDGIEVEVEPGTTILQAARKIGGDVAPPAMCYYQPLKGSGGKCRACLVRVAAGSAKDPRPMPKLVASCITPVQDGMVVENTTNPQVLEARKGVVEFLLLNHPLDCPVCDQAGECDLQNFAYNHGMATTRYEEERRLFEKRDIGPYIQLHMTRCILCYRCVYTADQITEKRVHGVMNRGDAAEISTYIEKAVDNDFSGNVIDVCPVGALTDKTYRFKNRVWFTKPVDAHRDCPTCSGNVTLWYRGEDVIRVTARKNEWNEVKEFICNTCRFDKKKTSDWVIEGPTKIARSSVITANKYRKDSIKTSEFALRLAADEYKQTDDIRDRSQLGIQQLPPERFKALPHAMDPEP
- the nuoF gene encoding NADH-quinone oxidoreductase subunit NuoF, whose product is MGKKILLEHIDVPGIETFEVYRKMGGYTAVEKAIKTLTPDEVVEEVKKSGVRGRGGAGFPMGMKWSFLAKPEGVPRYLVCNADESEPGTFKDHYLMKNIPHLLIEGMIVSSFALGANKSFIYVRGELMYVIRILEKAIAEAKAAGFLGKNILGTGYDLELVVQPGGGAYICGEETALLESLEGKRGNPRNKPPFPAVKGLYQSPTVVNNVESIATTPWIINNGGEAYAGIGIGRSTGTKLISASGHINKPGVYEIELGVPVEDFIYADEWCGGIRPGHKLKAVVAGGSSVPILPADLILKLANGDKRLMSYESLSDGGFATGTMLGSGGFIVFDETSCIVRNTWNFSRFYHHESCGQCSPCREGTGWMEKVLHRLEYGHGNMHDIDLLVDVAKKIEGNTICPLGDAAAWPVASAIRHFREEFEWHVTHPHEATQPGAVYRGEMALV
- a CDS encoding NADH-quinone oxidoreductase subunit A, whose product is MNTTYLPSDYLPVFIQLGLALAFIVVTMIVTHSIGPKRKSQKKDDPFECGIPSQGDARTPISIKYFLIAILFVLFDVEVIFMYPWAVNFMKLGREGFIEMLLFMGLLLSGFYYVIRKGVLKWE
- a CDS encoding sialate O-acetylesterase → MKINLPARLFILVSFLLTTLPGFSQIAITYPSTRAVFQRDRSDLSTISINGTYSQPINRVEARLVMMGQDQGTNTDWTTIQNNPQGGIFQGNITGKGGWYRLEVRAFLNTTLVGQAAIDRIGIGEVFIITGQSNAQGFQDKGAAGASDDRVNTITYDNTVANSLDDPPSPTFRHLDADALIGPRGQSAWCWGILGDLIARQYNVPVLFINTAWAGTTIKSWEDSSKGLPGKNIFQMGTPFENYPTGMPYGNLLIALRYYVSLQGLRAVLWQQGETDNVPLRVTQEEYRNSMQYIINKTRADTKRYPAWILARSSYNQGETSQAVINAQNAVINTFNNNVYAGPSTDNLQVPRPDGVHFGGDGLRLLAEAWFASMDANFFSRAIPLKPLPSPEVTVTCDPSNQGLTLRVKPEITETANNATITYQFQDITWSNGQKGTTLSVTAPGKYSAIAKDEKGTTFILPELNVTGALQPTVPALLPSGQQQVCSDSVLTLSTNSPVGNAIVWNTGVNARTLKVGNPGNYTARAVNVYGCSSASSAPVSLVVQPKLPTPALRQVGAYTLRDTLNGAGFQFDWRLGSQLISNQSAVEIKALQPGQYSARTKKVYTLGSSNLTCYSNFSAPLDYQLPAGNKGLTVYPNPSPSGRVAVETRENLTNAEVSVYTLFGQHVFSKKFEKFDARQFVDLSVLLPGQYIIQVRGAGFNQSSRIMVK
- a CDS encoding NADH-quinone oxidoreductase subunit C; this encodes MLTNEEVAKDLIRQFGEEVYDFEEPHGLLTLSTTREQIIPLLQYLKDHKLYQINFLTDICSVHYPDDLPEREFCVVYHLHSLTQNFRVRLKVFLAEADLHIPTATTLYPSANWMERETYDFFGILFDGHPNLKRILNMEDLDYFPMRKQYELEDPTRQDKIDALFGR
- the nuoE gene encoding NADH-quinone oxidoreductase subunit NuoE, which produces MTAETRNTVEFTPERLEKAKEIIARYPEGKQKSALLPLLHLLQEQEGWTSVEGMDYVARMLDIQPIEVYEVATFYTMFHLEPVGKHVIEYCRTGPCCLMGGEEVYDYLKQKLGIEAGQTTSDGKFTLKEVECLAACGMGPVFQIREQYYMHLTRERVDEIIAELSK
- the nuoD gene encoding NADH dehydrogenase (quinone) subunit D yields the protein MTTEELELANKAGVPAPVGEDIQYVNELTTLNLGPTHPATHGIFQNVLQMDGEKIVSGEQTVGYIHRAFEKIAERRPFYQITTLTDRMNYCSSPINNMGWHMTVEKLLGITVPKRAEYIRVIMMELARISDHLICNGILGVDTGAYTGFLYLFEERENIYEIYEEVCGARLTTNMGRIGGMERDLSPEAIRKIRAFLKRFPKVLREFENLFNRNRIFMDRVIDVGPISAERALAYGFTGPNLRAAGVDYDVRVMNPYSSYQDFEFDIPVGKSGDTYDRFMVRNEEMWQSLRIIEQAMENLPEGPYFADAPEYYLPPKQEVYRNMEALIYHFKIVMGEIDAPAGEVYHAVEGGNGELGFYLISDGGRAPYRLHFRRPCFIYYQAYPEMCKGQTLSDAIAIMSSLNVIAGELDA
- a CDS encoding NADH-quinone oxidoreductase subunit B, with amino-acid sequence MASNIKLAESPPSYEGPGFQATSLDKVIGLARANSLWPLPFATSCCGIEFMATMGAHYDIARFGAERPSFSPRQADVLLVAGTIAKKMAPILKQVYLQMAEPRWVIAIGACASSGGIFDTYSVLQGIDRVIPVDVYVPGCPPRPEQILDGLMQVQELAKNESLRRRNGPEYQKLLESYQIQ